A window of Strix aluco isolate bStrAlu1 chromosome 2, bStrAlu1.hap1, whole genome shotgun sequence contains these coding sequences:
- the LOC141919982 gene encoding olfactory receptor 51E2-like, which produces MPFPNSSDLSPPSFILASIPGLEAAHFWMAILLCSMYILAVTGNCAVLFIVKTEPSLHAPMYFFLCMLAAIDLALSTSTVPRALSFYWFNTSEISFSACLVQMFLIHTLSAIESTILLAMAVDRYVAICHPLRHPAILTNAATAKIGLVAMARGVLFFLPLPLLLLPLPFCSSRMLSHSFCLHQDVMNLACANTTPSVVYGLTAILLVMGLDAILICLSYVLILKAVLRLASWKERLKVFSTCVAHICVVLAFYVPLIGLSVVHRFGKDLAPLVHIIMGNIYILVPAVLNPIIYGVRTKQIQRRILNLIHIYSDRTAQ; this is translated from the coding sequence ATGCCCTTCCCCAACAGCTCTGACCTCAGCCCACCCTCCTTCATCCTGGCCAGCATCCCGGGGCTGGAGGCGGCCCATTTCTGGATGGCGATCCTTCTCTGCTCCATGTACATCTTGGCAGTCACAGGCAATTGCGCGGTGCTGTTCATTGTGAAGACGGAGCCCAGCCTGCACGctcccatgtacttcttcctctgCATGCTGGCTGCCATCGACCTGGCCTTGTCCACATCCACGGTGCCGCGTGCCCTCTCCTTCTACTGGTTCAACACCAGCGAGATCAGCTTCAGCGCTTGCCTTGTCCAGATGTTCCTCATCCACACCCTCTCGGCCATCGAGTCCACCATCCTCCTGGCCATGGCTGTGGACCGGTACGTGGCCATCTGCCACCCGTTGAGACACCCTGCCATCCTCACCAACGCCGCCACAGCGAAAATAGGGCTGGTAGCCATGGCCAGGGGAGTTCTCTTCTTCCTGCCTTTGCCTTTActcctcctgccccttcccttctGCAGCTCCCGGATGCTGTCACACTCCTTCTGCCTGCACCAGGACGTGATGAACCTGGCCTGTGCCAACACCACCCCCAGCGTGGTGTACGGCCTCACCGCCATCCTGCTGGTCATGGGCTTGGACGCCATCCTCATCTGCCTCTCCTACGTCCTGATCCTCAAGGCTGTCTTGCGGCTGGCGTCGTGGAAGGAGAGGCTCAAGGTGTTCAGCACCTGCGTTGCCCATATCTGCGTGGTCCTGGCCTTCTACGTGCCCCTGATTGGGCTGTCCGTGGTGCACAGGTTTGGGAAGGACCTGGCTCCACTGGTCCATATCATCATGGGCAACATCTACATCCTGGTGCCCGCTGTGCTCAACCCCATCATCTACGGGGTGAGGACCAAGCAGATACAGAGGAGGATCCTGAATTTAATTCATATATACAGCGACAGAACTGCCCAGTGA